A genomic segment from Gracilimonas sediminicola encodes:
- a CDS encoding GAF domain-containing protein translates to MIIIGGNMGKEVTSELLQQREAELAVINNVQKALLEQKDMQHIYEMVGEHIRDLFDAQVAVISTFNLETGTEHFHYAFEDGERHDLKPRPIDKLRQRLIDTQELICINENADDVWTELTGEEPSVAPGTKLTKSALWVPMVSGKTTFGYLSLQNVDREHAFSDDDIQLLSTLANSLGIALESARLFNETEQRNAELAVINSVQQGLVAEMDLQGIYDLVGDKIRDLFDSQVTVIAEFDTDSKLEHFHYVFEDGKRFYPDSRKYDGVREALISTKELIHINENASERIKEYGASGEAAPGTKFPKSMVYVPLILGDAVRGYVSLQNLDREFAFNDSDVRLLSTLANSMSVALENARLFNETEQRNAELAVINSVQQGLVAEMDMQGIYDLVGEKVRVLFDAQGVIIGTFNHETEQEHFQYAFENGERVEPAPRPYDKIRRRLISTQKLIHIAENAKEAYTTITGEAPRAVPGTTFPKSMLYVPLKVGNSVRGYVSLQNIDKEHAFSESDVRLLSTLANSMSVALENARLFNETEQRNAELAVINSVQQGLVAEMDMQGIYDLVGNRIHELFDAQVTGIVTFNHEAKTEDWKYAFEDGARMYPKVRAYDKIREKIIKEKTILNIEENAAEILSEIKGEIIKPVPGTRLAKSALYVPMIVSDEVRGYLTLQNNDREHAFSDSDVRLLSTLANSMSVALENARLFNETEQRNAELAVINSVQQGLVAEMDMQGIYDLVGSRIRDLFDAQVTGVVTFNHEVKKELFKYVFEDGERLYPKSRLYDRLRAKIIEDKSTLLINENAAAEMARINKKPFKPVPGTRLAKSAVYVPMIVGDTVRGYVTLQNLDRENAFSSSDVSLLTTLVNSMTVALENARLFNETNRLLAETEQRNAELAVINSVQEGLVREMDMQAIYSLVGNRICEVLNTQTMLIRTFDHDKEIETWEYAVENGERLYLEPRPFIWANKHLIKTKEALLINEDYVETAKKYGDTDHGVSKGLPPKAAIFVPMIVGDKVMGSISLQNVEKEHAFTESDVRLLTTLTNSMSVALENARLFNETTRLLGETEQRAAELQTVNSISKAIVSQLEVDALFKLVGEKMRETFKADIVYLAIHDKKSDLLHFPYYYGDKSESRPFGNGITEKIITSKEPLLVNHDLDETYDKIKAEKKGEMVESYLGVPILAGKKSLGVISVQSKEQENRFSETDLRLLSTIAANVGIAIQNAEAYQKLQSALNELRAAQEQLVQQEKLASLGQLTAGIAHEIKNPLNFVNNFSELSVELIEETKEELSALSDQLSAEDKGRILGAHEILKDIDMNLRKIHEHGSRADSIVKSMLEHSRGGSGKMEPTDLNALVKEFVNLSFHGMRASKNPINVAMDFELDDSVGEVPLIAEDFSRVIVNLCNNAFDAMREKLNSNDQAPNSKDYRAKLIVRTSLENGRILLQIEDNGPGIPEEMKSKIMQPFFTTKKGTEGTGLGLSITNDVIKAHGGELDLSTIPGNGTTFSIKIPQA, encoded by the coding sequence GTGATTATAATCGGAGGCAATATGGGGAAAGAGGTTACTTCAGAGTTGTTACAGCAACGGGAGGCTGAATTAGCTGTAATCAACAATGTTCAAAAAGCTCTTCTTGAACAAAAAGATATGCAACACATCTATGAGATGGTTGGGGAGCATATCAGAGACTTGTTTGATGCACAGGTTGCAGTTATCTCAACTTTTAATTTGGAGACCGGAACCGAACATTTTCATTATGCTTTTGAAGATGGAGAACGCCATGATCTCAAACCCCGTCCTATCGATAAACTCCGCCAGCGGTTAATAGATACTCAGGAGTTGATTTGCATCAATGAAAATGCAGATGATGTTTGGACTGAATTGACGGGTGAAGAACCTTCAGTAGCTCCCGGAACAAAACTGACCAAATCTGCTCTGTGGGTACCTATGGTTTCCGGTAAAACCACCTTTGGGTATTTAAGCCTTCAGAATGTTGACCGTGAGCATGCCTTCAGTGATGATGACATCCAATTATTAAGTACTCTTGCAAACAGTCTGGGAATTGCCCTGGAAAGTGCCCGGCTCTTTAATGAAACCGAGCAGCGAAATGCCGAGCTGGCGGTAATCAACAGTGTACAGCAGGGACTTGTAGCCGAAATGGACCTGCAAGGAATTTATGACTTGGTTGGAGATAAAATCCGTGACCTTTTTGATTCTCAGGTTACCGTTATCGCTGAATTTGATACCGATAGTAAACTGGAGCACTTCCATTATGTGTTCGAAGATGGAAAGCGGTTCTACCCTGATTCCCGGAAATATGATGGTGTAAGAGAAGCTCTCATTTCTACAAAAGAACTGATTCACATTAATGAAAATGCCTCTGAACGCATCAAAGAATACGGAGCCAGCGGGGAGGCCGCACCCGGCACTAAGTTTCCCAAATCTATGGTGTATGTACCTTTGATTTTAGGTGACGCCGTCCGTGGTTATGTGAGTTTACAAAATCTGGATCGGGAATTTGCCTTCAACGATTCGGATGTTCGCCTGCTAAGCACCCTGGCCAACAGCATGAGTGTAGCCCTGGAAAACGCCCGGCTCTTCAACGAAACCGAACAACGTAATGCTGAGCTGGCAGTTATCAACAGCGTGCAGCAGGGCCTTGTAGCTGAAATGGATATGCAGGGCATTTATGATTTGGTGGGCGAAAAAGTTCGGGTGTTGTTTGATGCCCAGGGCGTTATCATCGGCACCTTTAATCATGAAACCGAACAAGAACATTTCCAATACGCCTTTGAGAATGGGGAACGTGTTGAACCGGCTCCCCGCCCGTATGATAAGATTCGCAGACGACTGATTAGCACTCAGAAGTTGATCCATATTGCCGAAAATGCCAAGGAAGCGTACACCACTATCACCGGGGAAGCTCCCAGAGCTGTTCCGGGTACAACATTCCCTAAGTCCATGCTCTATGTACCGCTTAAAGTCGGTAATAGCGTCCGGGGTTATGTTAGCCTTCAAAATATCGACAAAGAACACGCATTCAGTGAATCGGATGTACGTCTGCTAAGTACCCTTGCCAACAGCATGAGTGTGGCTCTGGAAAACGCCCGCCTCTTCAACGAAACCGAGCAACGAAATGCAGAATTAGCTGTAATTAACAGCGTGCAACAGGGCTTAGTTGCGGAAATGGATATGCAGGGCATTTACGATTTGGTAGGCAATCGAATACACGAACTCTTTGATGCTCAGGTTACCGGTATCGTAACTTTTAATCATGAGGCTAAAACAGAAGATTGGAAATATGCTTTTGAGGATGGGGCCCGAATGTACCCGAAGGTCAGGGCATATGACAAGATCAGAGAGAAGATTATTAAAGAGAAAACCATTCTGAATATCGAAGAAAATGCCGCTGAAATTCTCTCGGAAATAAAAGGTGAGATCATAAAGCCGGTGCCGGGTACCCGACTGGCTAAATCAGCACTATATGTTCCTATGATTGTATCGGACGAAGTTCGGGGATACCTCACTTTGCAAAACAACGACCGGGAACATGCATTCAGCGATTCGGATGTACGGCTGCTAAGTACCCTTGCCAACAGTATGAGTGTAGCCCTGGAAAATGCACGTCTTTTTAACGAAACCGAACAGCGAAATGCAGAGCTTGCCGTTATAAATAGTGTACAACAGGGCCTTGTGGCTGAAATGGACATGCAAGGTATCTATGATTTAGTGGGTTCCCGAATTAGAGATCTTTTTGATGCCCAGGTAACCGGTGTGGTTACTTTTAATCACGAAGTGAAGAAAGAACTATTTAAGTATGTATTTGAAGACGGGGAAAGGCTTTACCCAAAATCAAGATTATACGACAGGCTTAGAGCTAAAATTATTGAAGATAAATCGACGCTGCTGATTAATGAGAATGCAGCAGCTGAAATGGCAAGGATAAATAAGAAACCATTCAAGCCTGTACCCGGAACAAGATTGGCAAAGTCTGCAGTATATGTACCAATGATTGTGGGTGATACCGTTCGCGGGTATGTGACCCTTCAAAACCTGGACCGGGAGAATGCTTTCTCTTCTTCCGACGTAAGTTTACTTACCACCCTGGTTAACAGTATGACGGTGGCCCTCGAAAATGCCCGCCTTTTTAATGAAACCAACCGCCTGCTGGCTGAAACCGAACAGCGTAATGCCGAGCTGGCCGTAATCAACAGTGTGCAGGAAGGTCTGGTGCGGGAAATGGACATGCAGGCCATTTACAGCCTGGTTGGCAACCGTATCTGCGAGGTTCTGAATACCCAAACAATGCTCATCCGTACTTTCGACCATGACAAAGAAATTGAGACCTGGGAGTACGCCGTTGAAAATGGGGAACGTCTTTATCTTGAACCACGGCCATTTATCTGGGCAAATAAACACCTCATCAAAACCAAAGAAGCATTACTTATTAATGAAGATTATGTAGAAACGGCCAAAAAATACGGAGACACCGATCATGGTGTTAGTAAGGGATTGCCTCCCAAGGCAGCCATCTTTGTACCAATGATCGTGGGCGATAAAGTAATGGGCTCCATCAGTCTTCAGAATGTAGAAAAGGAGCACGCGTTTACGGAATCAGATGTTCGGCTGCTTACCACCCTCACCAACAGTATGAGTGTAGCGCTTGAAAATGCCCGATTGTTTAACGAAACCACCCGGCTATTGGGGGAAACCGAGCAGCGAGCCGCCGAACTTCAAACCGTGAACAGTATCAGTAAGGCGATTGTATCGCAGTTGGAAGTGGATGCACTTTTTAAACTGGTTGGGGAAAAGATGCGGGAAACTTTTAAAGCAGATATTGTTTACCTGGCTATTCACGATAAGAAATCAGACCTGCTTCATTTTCCATATTACTATGGAGATAAATCAGAATCGCGGCCTTTTGGGAATGGAATCACCGAAAAAATCATCACCAGTAAAGAGCCACTGCTGGTGAACCACGACCTCGATGAAACTTATGATAAAATTAAGGCTGAGAAGAAAGGGGAAATGGTGGAGTCTTACCTTGGAGTTCCCATCCTGGCCGGTAAAAAATCACTGGGGGTAATCAGCGTTCAAAGTAAGGAACAGGAAAACCGATTCAGTGAAACTGACCTTCGTTTGCTCTCCACTATTGCAGCCAACGTGGGTATTGCCATTCAAAATGCTGAGGCCTATCAAAAACTGCAGTCGGCATTAAATGAACTGCGAGCGGCCCAGGAGCAATTGGTTCAGCAGGAAAAACTGGCTTCGCTTGGGCAACTCACCGCCGGTATCGCTCATGAAATCAAAAACCCGCTGAATTTTGTGAATAATTTTTCGGAGTTAAGTGTGGAGTTGATTGAAGAGACGAAGGAGGAGCTGTCAGCTCTCAGTGATCAGCTTTCAGCTGAGGATAAAGGGCGTATTCTGGGGGCTCATGAAATACTGAAAGACATTGACATGAATCTCCGTAAAATTCACGAACATGGCTCACGGGCCGACTCCATCGTTAAATCCATGCTGGAACACAGCCGTGGAGGTTCCGGAAAGATGGAGCCTACCGATTTGAATGCATTGGTCAAAGAATTTGTAAACCTCTCCTTCCACGGTATGAGGGCAAGCAAGAATCCCATAAATGTAGCTATGGATTTTGAGTTGGATGATTCGGTCGGAGAAGTACCGTTGATTGCCGAAGATTTCAGCCGGGTGATCGTGAACCTGTGCAACAATGCCTTTGATGCGATGAGGGAGAAATTAAACTCCAATGACCAAGCACCAAATTCCAAAGATTACAGGGCAAAACTTATCGTACGAACTTCTTTAGAAAATGGAAGGATTTTGCTTCAGATTGAAGACAACGGGCCGGGAATTCCGGAGGAGATGAAAAGTAAGATTATGCAGCCGTTTTTTACAACCAAGAAAGGAACCGAAGGCACCGGTTTAGGACTGAGTATTACCAATGATGTCATCAAAGCGCATGGCGGGGAATTAGACTTATCTACCATTCCTGGTAACGGAACTACTTTCTCGATTAAAATTCCACAAGCTTAA
- a CDS encoding ATP-binding protein yields MDKQKEIALNEAYDKLMAISTNQIPVDGLEELVDPEIMGYGTTVDEEVHDLEGYIQLIKAQEEQARAAGLHFNFDRTLVHKRISAEGDIAVFVEHIIATVQSDQIENQFTFRFSAVMEFKQGSWKLIHWHGSIPGDTENDTWHVEEWEREKERLEKLVAEQTTDLLQKNKELEIEAASERMRAVAMGMQKPDDIMLVISTLRKCLADLQVDSLAVVILIDNEDGTMTQWDITEIEKGELKLFQIHMDLKLVPTIAGYYENAEKQSFVIYEITGEKLNKLAQELQIIDKQNGQIFQQAIKDGVISKFFPVVKKFSHGFLEIDFNKKPPQEIETIATKMGNAFEQSYIRFLDLQKAEQQTYESKVEASLERVRGIAAAMNHSDDLRQIAEAMFKEMEMLKINPLRYGLGMINGETKEAEIWASNVDDGSYLDMLGTLSLTWHPMLQKVLDAWEAQHQEVIYELKGKELSDYYQKVGPINPNIPNLEELQDPDTDIEQFASFFPFKSGALYAFTNGEPGEDGKSILKRFANVFEQAHIRYDDLQIAEKQARLIREERDRLEIALKELEATQDQLVQQEKLASLGQLTAGIAHEIKNPLNFVNNFSELSVELIDEAREEIKEINSKFNIQNLELSDLLDDIETNLRKIHEHGTRADSIVKSMLEHSRGGSGKMEPTDLNGLVKEFVNLSFHGMRAGKNPINVDMEFDLDDSIGDVPLIAEDFSRVIINLCNNAFDAMREKLNSNDQAPNSKDYKPKLTVRTYKKNQATFIEIEDNGPGISPDIKEKILQPFFTTKKGTEGTGLGLSITNDIIKAHGGFLEVSTNQHEGTCLTIKLSPGG; encoded by the coding sequence ATGGATAAGCAGAAAGAGATAGCGTTAAATGAGGCTTATGACAAACTCATGGCCATCAGTACCAATCAAATTCCCGTTGATGGACTTGAAGAACTTGTCGATCCGGAAATCATGGGTTATGGGACCACTGTTGATGAAGAAGTACACGACCTTGAGGGGTACATTCAGCTTATTAAAGCTCAGGAAGAACAGGCCCGTGCTGCCGGCCTCCATTTTAATTTTGACCGCACCCTCGTTCATAAAAGAATCTCGGCAGAAGGTGATATCGCTGTATTCGTAGAACACATTATTGCCACTGTACAGTCAGATCAAATTGAGAATCAGTTTACATTCCGCTTTAGCGCAGTTATGGAGTTTAAACAAGGAAGTTGGAAACTCATTCATTGGCATGGTTCCATACCTGGTGATACTGAAAACGATACCTGGCATGTTGAGGAGTGGGAACGGGAAAAAGAAAGGCTTGAGAAATTAGTAGCTGAGCAAACCACCGATCTTCTCCAAAAAAACAAAGAATTGGAGATTGAAGCAGCTTCTGAACGGATGCGTGCTGTAGCTATGGGGATGCAAAAACCTGATGACATCATGCTGGTTATTTCAACGCTCCGTAAATGCCTGGCTGATTTACAAGTTGATAGTCTCGCTGTGGTAATTCTTATCGACAATGAAGATGGTACGATGACACAATGGGATATAACTGAGATTGAAAAAGGCGAGCTAAAACTATTTCAGATTCACATGGACCTAAAATTGGTGCCTACCATAGCCGGTTATTATGAGAATGCGGAAAAACAATCTTTTGTGATATATGAGATCACGGGTGAAAAGTTAAATAAGTTGGCACAGGAGCTGCAAATAATTGACAAACAAAATGGACAAATTTTTCAACAAGCAATTAAGGATGGGGTCATTTCTAAGTTTTTTCCTGTCGTAAAAAAATTCTCCCATGGGTTTTTGGAAATTGATTTCAATAAAAAGCCTCCGCAAGAGATAGAGACAATTGCTACAAAAATGGGCAATGCATTCGAACAGTCCTATATCCGATTCCTTGACCTTCAAAAAGCCGAACAACAGACCTACGAATCTAAAGTGGAAGCCAGTCTGGAACGGGTTAGGGGCATAGCGGCTGCCATGAATCATAGTGACGACCTGAGGCAGATTGCAGAGGCTATGTTCAAAGAAATGGAGATGCTTAAGATTAATCCCCTTCGATATGGCTTAGGTATGATTAACGGTGAAACCAAAGAAGCCGAAATTTGGGCATCTAATGTTGATGACGGAAGTTACCTGGATATGCTGGGAACCCTTTCCCTCACCTGGCACCCTATGCTCCAAAAAGTATTGGATGCCTGGGAAGCACAGCATCAAGAAGTGATCTACGAGCTGAAAGGCAAAGAGCTTAGTGACTATTACCAAAAGGTAGGTCCCATTAACCCCAACATCCCCAACCTTGAAGAACTTCAGGACCCGGATACTGACATTGAACAGTTTGCAAGTTTCTTTCCCTTTAAGTCAGGGGCATTATATGCATTCACTAATGGTGAGCCGGGCGAAGATGGTAAATCAATTTTAAAACGATTCGCCAATGTTTTTGAGCAAGCTCACATTCGTTACGATGACCTTCAAATAGCAGAAAAACAAGCACGACTCATCCGCGAAGAACGTGACCGCCTGGAAATTGCCCTGAAGGAATTAGAGGCTACCCAAGACCAGCTTGTTCAGCAGGAAAAACTGGCTTCCCTTGGACAACTCACCGCCGGCATTGCCCACGAAATCAAAAACCCGCTGAATTTCGTGAATAATTTTTCGGAGCTGAGTGTGGAGTTGATAGACGAAGCAAGAGAGGAGATCAAGGAGATTAATTCAAAATTTAACATTCAAAATTTAGAATTATCAGATCTCCTTGACGACATCGAAACTAATCTCCGAAAAATTCATGAACACGGTACGCGGGCTGATTCTATCGTAAAATCGATGCTGGAGCACAGCCGGGGCGGTTCGGGAAAAATGGAGCCTACGGATTTGAATGGGTTAGTGAAGGAATTTGTGAACCTCTCTTTCCACGGCATGCGGGCCGGAAAGAATCCCATTAATGTAGATATGGAGTTTGACTTGGATGATTCGATTGGAGATGTACCTCTTATAGCTGAAGATTTTAGCCGGGTGATCATCAATTTGTGTAATAATGCTTTTGATGCGATGAGGGAAAAATTAAATTCCAATGATCAAGCACCAAATTCCAAAGATTACAAGCCAAAGCTGACAGTTAGGACCTACAAGAAGAATCAAGCAACTTTCATAGAAATTGAGGATAATGGTCCGGGTATTTCACCAGATATAAAGGAAAAGATTCTTCAGCCTTTTTTCACGACAAAGAAGGGCACCGAAGGTACGGGGTTGGGGTTAAGCATTACCAACGACATTATTAAAGCACACGGTGGTTTTTTAGAAGTTTCCACTAACCAACATGAGGGTACATGTCTCACCATTAAATTATCCCCGGGGGGATAA